From a region of the Acidicapsa acidisoli genome:
- a CDS encoding sigma 54-interacting transcriptional regulator, translating to MSHSAPLPMTLGELRSSRLYSEARLAHRTVKDEMRENLIVRLREKQPLFEGIVGYDDTVVPQVANAILSRQNFILLGLRGQAKSRILRALTGLLDAQTPYVAGCEIRDNPYAPLCKRCKNLIADEEEATPIAWMTPQDRYVEKLATPDVTVADLIGDLDPIKAARGGHDLASEFTMHYGLLPRANRGIFAVNELPDLAGKIQVALFNILQEGDIQIKGYPVRLALDVALVFSANPEDYTARGKIVTPLKDRIGSEIRTHYASTVEEGIEITRQEAWTDRRSGHEPHASTGPLDIPFFLRETVEQVAFLAREDRRVDKRSGVSQRLPISTLELVVSNAERRALIHSEKMVVPRITDLYAALPGITGKLELEYEGELRGADTIVREILRNAVARVYDKYLSETNTQQIEQWFHLGGTLQVDDSDSSKTILDHLREIQGLVEKLGPLQIKGTEYPAQIVAAAEFLLEGLYAHKKLSRSEERGFSAPDKPARREQRQSAGNEEEYEDWQQRRSGRRGSFN from the coding sequence ATGTCCCATTCCGCTCCGTTGCCAATGACCCTTGGCGAACTTCGCTCGAGCAGGCTCTACTCCGAAGCCCGCCTGGCCCACCGCACCGTCAAGGACGAGATGCGCGAAAACCTGATCGTCCGCCTGCGAGAGAAGCAGCCGCTCTTTGAGGGCATTGTGGGCTATGACGACACTGTCGTGCCGCAGGTGGCGAACGCTATCCTTTCGCGGCAGAACTTTATTTTGCTGGGACTGCGCGGACAGGCCAAGAGCCGCATCTTGCGCGCGCTTACAGGACTGCTGGACGCGCAGACGCCGTACGTTGCCGGTTGCGAGATTCGCGACAATCCGTATGCTCCGCTTTGCAAACGCTGCAAGAACCTGATCGCGGACGAAGAAGAAGCTACGCCGATCGCCTGGATGACGCCGCAGGACCGCTATGTGGAAAAACTCGCGACGCCGGATGTGACTGTCGCCGATCTGATCGGCGACCTCGACCCGATCAAGGCTGCGCGTGGTGGTCATGATCTGGCCAGCGAGTTCACGATGCATTACGGGCTGCTGCCGAGGGCCAATCGCGGCATCTTTGCGGTGAATGAGCTGCCGGATCTTGCGGGCAAGATTCAGGTTGCGCTCTTTAATATCCTGCAGGAAGGCGATATTCAGATCAAAGGCTATCCGGTTCGGTTGGCGCTGGATGTGGCCCTGGTCTTCAGCGCGAATCCAGAGGACTATACGGCGCGAGGCAAGATCGTAACGCCGCTGAAGGACCGCATTGGTTCCGAGATTCGCACGCATTATGCGTCGACGGTTGAGGAAGGCATCGAGATCACCCGTCAGGAAGCTTGGACGGATCGGCGTTCGGGGCATGAGCCGCACGCCAGCACGGGTCCACTCGACATTCCGTTCTTTTTGCGCGAGACGGTGGAGCAGGTGGCCTTTCTGGCGCGCGAGGACCGGCGCGTGGACAAGCGCTCCGGGGTAAGCCAGCGCTTGCCGATTTCGACGCTGGAGCTGGTGGTTTCGAATGCCGAGCGGCGGGCGCTGATCCATAGCGAGAAGATGGTGGTGCCTCGCATCACCGATCTCTACGCGGCGTTGCCTGGGATCACCGGCAAGCTGGAGCTGGAGTATGAGGGCGAGCTGCGCGGGGCGGACACGATTGTGCGTGAGATTCTGCGCAACGCCGTAGCGCGGGTCTACGACAAGTACCTTAGCGAGACGAACACGCAACAGATTGAGCAATGGTTTCACCTCGGCGGGACTTTGCAGGTGGACGATTCGGATTCGTCGAAGACGATTCTCGATCACCTTCGCGAGATTCAGGGGCTTGTCGAGAAGCTTGGACCGCTGCAGATCAAAGGAACCGAGTATCCGGCGCAGATTGTCGCGGCTGCTGAGTTTCTGCTGGAGGGCCTTTACGCACACAAGAAGCTGAGCCGCAGCGAGGAACGCGGATTCAGCGCTCCGGACAAACCGGCGCGACGAGAGCAGCGGCAGTCAGCAGGCAACGAAGAGGAATACGAGGACTGGCAGCAGCGGCGTTCCGGTCGCAGAGGCAGTTTCAACTAG
- a CDS encoding VWA domain-containing protein produces MRKMLMPLAFVVAISLPAYAATPITLEQLQQLLTKAQATHQSDSETARHLADVELSAKAGPQVLQRLVAISPGQKTTQALRGLAGLSAFLDPPANEIPSTPAPDFAAQKAILARTIHYVARTLPTLPDFMATRTTEHFDDSPQALQPGAWPVRAGFHLEGSFEAPITFVDGAEKNAQFQNSFSTSALKKVGSTRGKTDAKQAAIGSGLSTSGLNSWGEFRTILGIPLVDAAKGKIDWLRWEQIDGKTAAVFQFQIARADSHYEVQFNRNRPSKNSAKSNYIFRQTTGYHGSLAIDPGSGAVLRIVVDADMEPGSPIQRASMLVDYGPVSMGTRNYICPVHSLAVSASDEVYQPTVKSPFVDLVELQVNETTFSGYRRFGSDATVYAATQPVSNRAGESTAPASSSAPASAATAEPEVAAETEAPAPTGDSNADATSPTSSQPISAEETEADQEILIRAIESMPGEPAGEEDAGTGSNADNLTLNSTTRSVDIGLVAFDKHGKPITDLTRDQIEIYDNGRRQQLSAFHHSVPAAEPSQPSGPPEAGPTEVTFTNTVTTFREVQDAPDLLILLLDESHLAYLDLNRARGELLRFLKATRPTSRIALYAVNEHGFRVIQDVTQDHALMMQKLTAWMPTASSVSQAQDLDRRIRQQFDTVHNVEDLNNVNGNYTAVPDSYQTIDPELMQMGQNPLRAVLESMTAIARHFSPVPGHKSLAWISGDSVLADWEDKAVATEKGSKTMDAALQHAKEALNEARIALYAVDASAVSGDGVDPSLQFRNVELNQAAADVATLRGGALPRNNTAGRTTAQMEQDLHGIQGPVRMLAESTGGRAINKGGDLKATLDGIDRDSSSLYELGFDPDTPADGMFHTLVVRVPSRKDIKLRYRTGYLYAEESTTTKERFQQAIWSPQDVGDLTLTAQAVPATGPSGESIVKLHVAFHGIALQQKEGQRPDRWTDRLYIFVAVRDDGTQKAEVSGDTLRLSLKQTTYEAGMPEGIPYQRAVQVKSRLGSVRVIVVDGNSGKMGSVTLPSSALHP; encoded by the coding sequence ATGCGCAAGATGCTGATGCCACTCGCATTCGTAGTCGCTATATCGCTGCCCGCTTATGCGGCCACGCCGATCACGCTTGAGCAGTTGCAGCAGCTTCTGACGAAGGCGCAGGCAACGCATCAGTCCGACAGCGAGACGGCACGCCACTTGGCGGATGTAGAACTGTCGGCGAAGGCCGGACCTCAGGTATTGCAGCGGCTCGTTGCCATCAGTCCTGGGCAGAAGACGACCCAGGCGCTGCGCGGCCTCGCAGGTCTTTCCGCCTTCCTCGACCCGCCAGCGAACGAAATCCCATCTACGCCTGCTCCCGACTTCGCGGCCCAAAAGGCGATCCTTGCCAGGACCATCCACTACGTGGCGCGCACCCTCCCCACGCTGCCGGATTTTATGGCAACCCGCACGACGGAGCACTTCGACGACAGCCCGCAGGCGCTCCAGCCAGGAGCGTGGCCAGTGCGGGCCGGCTTCCATCTGGAAGGCAGCTTTGAGGCGCCAATCACGTTTGTCGATGGCGCGGAAAAGAATGCTCAGTTCCAAAATTCATTCTCTACGTCAGCGTTGAAGAAGGTTGGTTCCACTAGGGGGAAGACAGACGCGAAGCAGGCCGCCATCGGGTCTGGCCTGAGCACATCGGGCTTAAACTCCTGGGGCGAGTTCCGGACCATCCTGGGCATTCCGCTCGTGGACGCCGCGAAGGGCAAAATCGACTGGTTGCGGTGGGAGCAAATCGATGGAAAGACAGCAGCCGTCTTTCAATTTCAGATTGCCCGGGCCGATTCGCACTACGAAGTGCAGTTCAACCGCAACCGGCCATCGAAGAACTCAGCCAAATCCAATTACATCTTCCGTCAGACAACCGGATATCACGGTTCCCTGGCGATCGACCCCGGCTCCGGAGCTGTTCTACGCATCGTCGTTGACGCGGATATGGAGCCCGGAAGCCCCATCCAGCGGGCATCGATGCTGGTCGACTACGGCCCGGTTTCGATGGGGACGCGCAATTACATCTGTCCCGTCCACAGCCTCGCCGTCTCAGCATCCGACGAGGTGTACCAGCCGACCGTCAAGAGCCCATTCGTCGATCTCGTCGAATTGCAGGTGAATGAAACCACCTTCTCCGGCTATCGCCGCTTCGGCTCGGACGCCACGGTCTATGCCGCCACGCAACCGGTGTCAAATCGAGCCGGCGAGTCGACAGCCCCGGCATCTTCATCCGCTCCTGCGAGTGCGGCGACAGCAGAACCCGAGGTCGCCGCAGAAACAGAAGCACCCGCGCCAACAGGCGATTCGAATGCCGATGCAACCTCGCCGACGTCGAGCCAGCCAATATCAGCCGAGGAAACCGAGGCTGATCAAGAGATTCTCATTCGCGCCATCGAAAGCATGCCGGGCGAACCCGCTGGAGAGGAAGACGCCGGGACCGGCAGCAACGCCGACAATCTCACCCTGAACTCGACGACCCGTTCGGTTGATATCGGTCTGGTCGCATTCGACAAGCACGGCAAGCCGATCACCGACCTGACGCGGGATCAAATCGAAATCTACGACAACGGCCGGAGGCAACAACTCAGCGCCTTCCACCACTCCGTTCCGGCTGCCGAGCCCAGCCAGCCTTCGGGGCCTCCAGAAGCCGGTCCTACGGAAGTTACATTTACGAACACTGTCACCACCTTCCGCGAAGTTCAGGACGCGCCGGATCTGCTCATCCTGCTGCTGGATGAAAGCCATTTAGCCTATCTCGATCTCAACCGGGCTCGCGGAGAGTTACTGCGCTTTCTCAAGGCCACCCGGCCCACATCCCGCATTGCCCTCTACGCGGTGAACGAACATGGATTTCGTGTTATCCAGGACGTTACGCAGGACCACGCGCTGATGATGCAGAAGCTTACCGCCTGGATGCCAACCGCCAGCTCTGTTTCGCAGGCCCAGGATCTGGATCGCCGCATTCGCCAGCAGTTCGACACCGTTCACAATGTTGAAGACTTGAACAACGTCAACGGCAACTATACCGCGGTCCCGGACAGCTATCAGACGATCGATCCGGAACTGATGCAGATGGGTCAGAATCCCTTGCGCGCAGTGCTGGAAAGCATGACTGCGATCGCCCGGCATTTCTCTCCGGTTCCGGGACACAAGAGCCTGGCGTGGATCTCCGGCGACAGCGTGCTGGCCGACTGGGAGGACAAGGCGGTTGCTACCGAAAAGGGAAGCAAGACGATGGATGCTGCCCTGCAGCACGCCAAAGAGGCGCTCAACGAAGCCCGTATCGCGCTCTACGCCGTTGACGCTTCAGCAGTGTCAGGCGATGGCGTCGATCCATCCCTGCAATTTCGCAACGTTGAACTGAACCAAGCCGCCGCAGATGTCGCCACCCTTCGCGGCGGCGCCCTGCCGCGCAACAACACCGCGGGCCGCACCACGGCCCAGATGGAGCAGGATCTTCACGGCATCCAGGGCCCGGTACGGATGCTTGCGGAGTCGACCGGTGGCCGGGCCATCAACAAAGGCGGCGACCTCAAGGCTACGCTGGACGGCATCGACCGGGATTCTAGCTCCCTGTACGAGCTTGGATTCGATCCGGACACGCCTGCGGACGGCATGTTTCACACCCTGGTGGTCAGAGTTCCGAGCCGCAAAGATATCAAGTTGCGCTATCGAACCGGCTATCTGTATGCCGAAGAGTCCACGACGACGAAGGAGCGTTTTCAGCAAGCCATCTGGAGTCCGCAGGACGTGGGCGACCTTACTCTGACCGCTCAGGCCGTACCCGCCACAGGTCCCTCGGGCGAGAGCATCGTCAAACTTCACGTGGCATTTCACGGCATTGCATTGCAGCAGAAGGAGGGGCAACGGCCAGACCGTTGGACCGACCGCTTATACATCTTCGTTGCCGTTCGAGACGACGGGACACAGAAAGCCGAAGTCTCCGGCGACACCCTGCGCCTTTCGCTGAAACAAACCACCTACGAGGCTGGAATGCCCGAGGGGATTCCATACCAGCGCGCCGTGCAGGTAAAATCCCGTCTCGGCTCCGTGCGAGTAATTGTCGTCGATGGAAACTCCGGCAAGATGGGGTCGGTCACCCTGCCATCGTCGGCGCTGCACCCGTAA
- a CDS encoding Mrp/NBP35 family ATP-binding protein has product MAHGHSIPPAPLPLPGVSKIVAVGSGKGGVGKTTVAVNLAIALARLGNKVGLIDADIYGPNIPLMMGSSTQPKVGPNNQIEPNFTHGVKTISIGYISPGDKPMVMRGPMLHQIIRQFLQQVEWGELDYLIIDLPPGTGDVVISLVQTVPLTGAVVVSTPSDVALQDARKALEMFAQVNVEVLGIVENMSHFTCPHCSEIIDIFSKGGAERTAHQFNVPFLGSIELVPAIREGGDKGMPVALAGPESTLAIEFYVVAKKLMERAEDAASRSGEVIEIS; this is encoded by the coding sequence ATGGCACATGGACACTCGATTCCCCCGGCGCCACTCCCACTGCCCGGCGTGAGCAAAATCGTCGCAGTCGGCTCAGGCAAGGGCGGCGTAGGCAAAACCACCGTCGCCGTCAACCTGGCCATCGCGCTGGCTCGCTTGGGCAACAAGGTCGGCCTGATCGACGCCGACATCTACGGCCCCAATATTCCGCTGATGATGGGCTCAAGCACGCAGCCCAAAGTCGGCCCGAACAACCAGATCGAGCCGAACTTCACTCATGGCGTAAAGACCATCTCAATCGGCTACATCTCGCCGGGCGACAAGCCCATGGTGATGCGCGGACCAATGCTGCACCAGATCATCCGCCAGTTCCTCCAGCAAGTAGAGTGGGGCGAACTCGACTATCTGATCATCGATCTGCCGCCGGGCACCGGCGACGTGGTCATTTCGCTGGTGCAGACGGTTCCGCTGACCGGCGCCGTCGTGGTTTCGACACCCAGCGACGTCGCCTTGCAGGACGCGCGCAAAGCGCTTGAGATGTTCGCACAGGTCAATGTCGAAGTCCTCGGCATCGTCGAGAACATGAGCCACTTCACCTGCCCGCATTGCAGCGAAATCATCGACATCTTCTCCAAGGGGGGAGCTGAGCGAACCGCGCATCAGTTCAATGTCCCTTTCCTCGGTTCTATCGAGCTGGTTCCGGCGATCCGTGAAGGCGGCGACAAAGGAATGCCGGTAGCGCTGGCCGGACCGGAATCGACACTGGCAATCGAGTTTTATGTGGTTGCAAAAAAACTCATGGAGCGGGCCGAAGATGCTGCATCGCGCAGCGGGGAAGTGATCGAAATCAGCTAA
- a CDS encoding DUF1684 domain-containing protein produces MPFFKIEAGKKLHLAKAALLSLAVLIATMHPAASYAAAHGKSTAAAGNSPALREEAEWRADRARKLSAPDGWLTLVGLEWLKSGANAVGLAAGNQIHLKGRAPEHLGVIQVDGSQLRLVAPADGFPKSLMVDGQPAHEGPLQSDDTKPSVLSTENLTLVVLHRGDRFALRIKDAESPTRTGFKGLHWYPAEAKYRVTAKWIPFVPAHTEKIPTVIGTTLDMPAPGLAEFTLDGKTIQIEPVLESANAKELFFILRDATSHTTTYQAARFLYASFPDHGLDQPGTVVLDFNRLQNPPCAYTPYATCPLPPYINRLAIAIPAGEQRYKDRE; encoded by the coding sequence ATGCCATTTTTCAAGATTGAGGCCGGAAAAAAACTGCATCTCGCCAAAGCGGCGCTGTTGTCCTTGGCGGTTTTGATTGCCACCATGCACCCGGCAGCGAGTTACGCGGCGGCGCACGGCAAATCGACTGCAGCCGCTGGGAATTCGCCTGCATTGCGGGAAGAAGCGGAATGGCGCGCGGATCGCGCGCGGAAGCTTTCCGCTCCGGATGGCTGGCTTACGCTGGTGGGCCTGGAATGGCTGAAGTCTGGCGCAAACGCGGTGGGACTGGCTGCGGGCAACCAGATTCACTTGAAAGGCCGAGCGCCGGAGCATCTCGGAGTTATTCAGGTCGATGGAAGTCAACTGAGACTGGTTGCCCCGGCAGATGGTTTCCCAAAATCTCTCATGGTCGATGGCCAGCCTGCGCACGAAGGTCCGCTGCAATCCGACGATACGAAGCCATCGGTGCTTTCCACTGAGAATCTGACCCTTGTCGTGCTGCATCGCGGCGACCGTTTTGCCTTGCGCATCAAGGACGCTGAGTCGCCGACGCGCACGGGGTTTAAGGGCCTGCACTGGTATCCAGCGGAGGCGAAATACCGCGTCACCGCGAAATGGATCCCCTTTGTGCCGGCTCATACAGAGAAGATTCCCACGGTCATTGGCACGACTCTGGATATGCCGGCGCCCGGGCTGGCGGAATTCACGCTGGATGGCAAGACCATCCAGATCGAACCGGTCCTCGAATCCGCCAACGCCAAGGAACTCTTCTTCATCCTGCGCGACGCCACGAGCCACACTACAACCTACCAGGCAGCGCGCTTTTTATACGCGAGCTTCCCCGATCATGGCCTCGATCAGCCCGGTACTGTCGTGCTGGATTTCAACCGGTTGCAGAATCCGCCCTGCGCTTATACGCCGTATGCAACGTGCCCGCTGCCGCCTTACATCAATCGACTAGCCATCGCTATCCCGGCGGGCGAACAGAGGTATAAAGACAGGGAATAG
- a CDS encoding VWA domain-containing protein → MRNWNRDRTQTCGLSRIRLRFDIRLNLRLGTILALSAISLPALATRRMTIEQLMQALASDSSLHRTDNEVARQLGDVQLTVRLNSSLRRQLIADSPGPKSVLAIRALADSSAFLEPAPEDLSSKPAPDVATQKAMMSQVVHFVARTLPTLPNLTAMRVTQHFVDTIQGLKLTGSQDLNSESAELLGGLYLSGTNRTPIALRDGRETDDPTQASDAAASLKKASQSKDSKAPTLSTASLGLASWGEFGPILGIVLVDAAKGKLGWARWEQEDGKPVAVFQFAVDRSISHYIVQYWHENRGEIIDSHYGARQDDQHGGASGVSAGEVRDRALVLIRQPTGYHGYIAVDPVTGIIQRISIEADLKPDDPIQRAAISVEYGPVKIGDGVFTCPTHSVAVSASNEQYQSTPTSAIVLIREQQWNDVDFTSYRRFGSESTMITDVPPAHGASDPASASTPNTQPASESNSAIAASVKIPANAPETAPETPLANLTASSASPTSAPAVVPAESSDEEILVKAVDSLPGVEDTATSVSENLHTGNPKDSSFTLKVTTRFVDLGLIATDKHGKPITDLKQDEIEIYDNGRKQQVAAFQHATPGATAAKPAQSAEPSQPSGTDSGAFTNTVTTVREVQDAPDLLILLMDESHLAFQDLNRARGEVLRFLKATRPTSRVALYSVSEHGFRVIQDVTQDHALVMAKLAAWMPNAQAVSQAQALDRRIRQQFDTVHNASDLNSVNGNYIDTPDYITSADPELRQMGQTPLRSSMEVMVALARHFSAVPGHKSLAWISGDSVLADWEDQAVGMEKGTNHMEDAMMHAKEALNEAHIALYAVDASSVEGAAIDSSLKNRNVELNPIAQENASSGGGAGRVSNGGAGRIQAEMQQDLHGIQGPVRQLAESTGGRAINKGGDLKALLDSIDSDSAALYEVGFDPDTQADGKFHTLLVKVPGRKDIKLRYRTGYLYAEESTSTKQRFQEAIWSPQDATAVTLTAEAVPAADSPSGSSMVRLRIAFPGLALQQKADTGAARWTDLLYIFVAQRDDAAQKAEVSGDTLRLSLKQATYDSGMPAGIPYQRAVEAKSKLGTVRIIVVDGNSGKMGSVTLPSSALHP, encoded by the coding sequence ATGCGTAACTGGAACCGTGACAGGACCCAAACCTGCGGATTGAGCAGGATAAGACTCAGGTTCGACATCAGGCTCAACCTGAGGCTCGGGACGATCCTGGCGCTTTCGGCCATATCGCTGCCCGCGCTTGCTACCAGGCGGATGACGATCGAGCAGTTGATGCAAGCTCTCGCATCTGACTCCAGTCTTCACCGGACCGACAACGAGGTGGCGCGGCAACTTGGCGACGTCCAGTTGACGGTGCGCCTCAACTCTTCGCTGCGGCGGCAACTAATCGCAGACAGCCCCGGTCCGAAGAGCGTGCTGGCTATCCGGGCGCTCGCCGACAGCTCCGCTTTCCTCGAACCGGCGCCGGAGGATCTGTCGTCCAAACCGGCTCCAGACGTTGCCACGCAAAAAGCCATGATGAGCCAGGTTGTCCACTTCGTAGCGCGCACTCTTCCCACGCTGCCGAATCTGACGGCAATGCGGGTCACGCAGCACTTCGTGGACACCATTCAGGGCCTAAAGCTCACCGGAAGCCAGGACCTGAACAGCGAGTCGGCGGAGTTGCTCGGCGGCCTTTACCTGTCGGGCACCAACCGAACTCCCATTGCCCTCCGGGACGGCCGCGAAACGGATGACCCAACCCAGGCGTCCGATGCCGCCGCATCGTTGAAGAAGGCAAGCCAAAGCAAAGACTCCAAAGCGCCAACGCTCTCGACAGCAAGCCTCGGGCTGGCATCCTGGGGAGAATTCGGTCCAATCCTCGGAATCGTGCTCGTGGACGCTGCGAAGGGCAAGCTGGGCTGGGCACGTTGGGAGCAGGAGGACGGCAAGCCTGTCGCCGTTTTTCAGTTTGCTGTCGATCGCTCGATCTCTCACTACATCGTGCAGTACTGGCATGAGAATCGCGGCGAGATTATCGATAGCCACTACGGAGCCCGACAGGATGACCAGCACGGCGGGGCAAGCGGTGTTTCGGCCGGCGAAGTGAGAGATAGAGCGCTGGTTCTCATTCGCCAACCCACCGGGTATCACGGCTACATTGCCGTAGACCCTGTGACGGGCATCATTCAGCGCATCTCGATCGAGGCCGATCTCAAGCCGGACGACCCGATCCAGCGAGCCGCGATTTCCGTCGAGTATGGTCCAGTGAAGATCGGCGACGGAGTCTTCACCTGCCCCACACACAGCGTTGCCGTGTCCGCCTCCAACGAGCAATACCAGTCGACCCCGACCAGCGCTATCGTCCTGATTCGCGAACAGCAGTGGAACGATGTTGATTTCACCAGCTACCGGCGCTTCGGCTCTGAATCGACGATGATCACCGATGTGCCTCCAGCGCATGGTGCATCCGATCCGGCTTCGGCTTCGACCCCGAATACGCAACCGGCATCCGAGTCCAACTCGGCAATAGCAGCCAGCGTAAAGATCCCGGCGAACGCACCGGAAACCGCCCCGGAGACTCCGCTAGCCAACCTCACAGCTTCCAGCGCGTCTCCAACGTCTGCGCCGGCAGTAGTTCCTGCTGAGTCGTCGGATGAAGAGATTCTGGTTAAGGCCGTCGACAGTCTTCCCGGCGTAGAAGACACCGCAACCTCAGTCTCGGAGAACCTTCACACAGGGAACCCAAAAGACAGCAGCTTTACGCTCAAAGTCACCACGCGATTTGTCGATCTTGGCCTGATCGCGACCGACAAGCACGGCAAGCCCATCACCGATCTCAAGCAGGACGAGATCGAGATCTACGACAATGGCCGCAAGCAGCAGGTAGCCGCCTTCCAACACGCAACTCCGGGCGCAACAGCGGCAAAGCCCGCGCAGTCTGCGGAACCCTCCCAGCCGTCCGGTACCGACAGTGGCGCCTTCACCAACACCGTCACCACGGTCCGCGAAGTTCAGGACGCGCCCGACCTGCTCATTCTGCTCATGGATGAGAGCCATCTCGCCTTTCAGGATCTCAATCGTGCACGCGGTGAGGTGCTCCGCTTCCTCAAGGCGACCCGGCCAACCTCCCGCGTTGCGCTCTACTCCGTCAGCGAGCATGGATTCCGCGTCATCCAGGATGTGACGCAGGATCACGCCCTGGTCATGGCCAAACTCGCCGCATGGATGCCCAATGCGCAGGCAGTGTCGCAGGCGCAGGCGCTGGACCGCCGCATTCGCCAGCAGTTCGACACCGTGCACAACGCCTCGGATTTGAACAGCGTCAATGGCAACTACATCGACACGCCGGATTACATCACTTCCGCCGATCCGGAGCTGCGCCAGATGGGCCAGACTCCCCTGCGATCTTCGATGGAGGTGATGGTGGCCCTGGCCCGGCATTTCTCCGCCGTTCCCGGCCACAAGAGCCTGGCGTGGATCTCCGGCGACAGTGTGCTGGCCGATTGGGAGGACCAGGCCGTGGGGATGGAAAAGGGAACCAATCACATGGAAGACGCGATGATGCACGCCAAAGAGGCTCTCAACGAGGCTCATATCGCGCTCTATGCCGTAGATGCTTCCAGCGTCGAAGGCGCTGCCATCGATTCGTCCCTGAAGAATCGCAACGTGGAACTGAATCCGATAGCCCAGGAGAACGCCAGCTCAGGCGGCGGCGCGGGCCGTGTCAGCAACGGCGGCGCCGGCCGCATTCAGGCAGAAATGCAGCAGGATCTGCATGGTATTCAGGGCCCTGTCCGCCAACTCGCCGAGTCCACCGGAGGTCGGGCAATCAACAAAGGCGGCGATTTGAAAGCCCTGCTCGACAGCATCGACAGCGATTCCGCCGCGCTGTACGAAGTCGGCTTCGATCCCGATACGCAGGCAGACGGCAAGTTTCACACCCTCCTCGTCAAAGTTCCCGGCCGCAAAGACATCAAACTGCGTTATCGCACCGGCTACCTGTACGCCGAAGAGTCCACTAGCACGAAGCAGCGCTTCCAGGAGGCCATCTGGAGTCCACAGGACGCGACCGCTGTCACTCTCACCGCCGAAGCTGTACCCGCCGCCGACTCACCGTCGGGCAGCAGCATGGTCAGGCTGCGCATTGCGTTTCCCGGCCTGGCGTTGCAGCAGAAGGCAGATACAGGGGCGGCGCGGTGGACGGACCTGCTCTACATCTTCGTAGCGCAGCGCGACGATGCCGCGCAAAAGGCCGAAGTCTCCGGCGACACCCTGCGCCTGTCGCTGAAGCAAGCCACCTACGACTCGGGCATGCCGGCCGGAATTCCATATCAGCGCGCGGTCGAGGCGAAATCCAAGCTGGGTACTGTGCGCATCATAGTAGTCGACGGAAACTCGGGCAAGATGGGTTCTGTCACACTTCCGTCTTCGGCGCTCCATCCGTGA
- a CDS encoding acyl-CoA thioesterase, whose translation MTQTEATETIAVPANLAPRTVSESQSEMTELILPNDTNTLGNLLGGRLMHFIDLVGAMAAYRHTRTHVVTASMDHIDFIQPVHVGDLLNLKSSVNRAFSKSVEVGVKVWAEDTRAGIYRHVASAYLVFVAIDSSGVPARVPELIPETADELRRYEGASRRRANRETELESRKRAKLAPPGHGSVRPGR comes from the coding sequence ATGACGCAAACCGAAGCAACCGAAACCATAGCCGTCCCGGCAAACCTGGCTCCGCGGACCGTCTCCGAATCGCAATCCGAGATGACCGAGCTGATTCTGCCCAACGACACCAACACCCTGGGCAATCTGCTCGGCGGGCGGCTGATGCACTTTATCGATCTCGTGGGAGCGATGGCCGCATATCGTCACACGCGCACGCACGTCGTCACCGCTTCTATGGACCACATCGACTTTATTCAGCCTGTCCACGTCGGTGATCTGCTCAATCTCAAATCCAGCGTGAACCGGGCGTTTTCAAAGTCCGTCGAGGTCGGCGTCAAAGTCTGGGCAGAGGATACGCGGGCGGGCATATACCGCCACGTCGCAAGCGCGTACCTGGTTTTCGTCGCCATCGACTCCTCCGGCGTCCCGGCGCGGGTTCCGGAGCTGATTCCCGAAACCGCTGACGAACTTCGCCGCTACGAAGGAGCCTCGCGCCGCCGGGCAAACCGCGAAACCGAGTTGGAGAGCCGCAAGCGCGCCAAGCTGGCCCCGCCCGGGCACGGCAGCGTCCGCCCCGGAAGATAA